Proteins from a genomic interval of Clostridium sp. M62/1:
- a CDS encoding KdsC family phosphatase, protein MSELKYLIIDVDGTLTDGKIYMGAMGEICKAFHVKDGCGIHDLLIPAGIIPIIITGRESDILKLRCEELGIHHLYQNVGNKLKKLEEIMNDTEYKHTAYIGDDINDLECMKAVKETGGLIGCPLDAVQEVREAADFISTKKGGEGAVREFIDWILREDSKAE, encoded by the coding sequence ATGAGTGAATTGAAATATTTAATCATAGATGTCGATGGAACCTTAACAGATGGAAAGATATATATGGGAGCTATGGGAGAAATATGTAAAGCTTTTCATGTTAAAGATGGATGCGGTATACATGATTTATTGATTCCTGCTGGAATTATTCCGATTATTATTACGGGAAGAGAATCAGATATATTAAAGTTAAGATGCGAGGAGCTTGGCATTCACCATTTATATCAAAATGTAGGAAATAAGTTAAAAAAACTAGAAGAAATTATGAATGATACGGAATATAAGCATACAGCGTATATTGGAGATGATATAAATGATTTAGAATGTATGAAAGCGGTTAAAGAGACAGGAGGGCTCATAGGATGTCCGCTTGATGCTGTTCAAGAGGTGAGAGAGGCTGCAGATTTTATCAGTACAAAAAAGGGGGGAGAAGGAGCAGTCAGAGAATTTATTGACTGGATTTTAAGGGAAGATTCAAAAGCAGAGTAA
- a CDS encoding cytidylyltransferase domain-containing protein, whose product MKIVSFVPIKLNNQRLPGKNLLPLNGHPLCEYIFNSINKIEEIDEKYVYCSDESIRKYMPEGLKFLKRDKYLDGFQVKGLEIIDYFVRDVDADIYVLTHVTQPFTRSESIKKALAKVVSGEYDSAFSAVALQDYLWMDGKPLNYDMKNIIRTQDLKPIYMETGAFFIFKKEVFTKLGQRIGQKPYICEIDQFEAVDIDTAEDFDFAETVAKYLEKKER is encoded by the coding sequence ATGAAAATTGTATCGTTTGTTCCAATTAAATTAAATAATCAGAGACTGCCGGGAAAAAATTTGCTCCCACTTAATGGGCACCCTTTGTGTGAATACATCTTTAATTCAATAAACAAAATAGAAGAGATCGATGAAAAATATGTTTATTGTAGCGATGAATCGATTAGAAAATACATGCCAGAAGGGCTAAAGTTTTTAAAAAGAGATAAATATCTGGATGGATTTCAGGTAAAAGGGTTGGAAATCATCGACTATTTTGTTAGGGATGTGGATGCAGATATTTATGTGCTTACCCATGTCACTCAACCATTCACAAGGTCTGAATCAATCAAAAAAGCACTGGCTAAAGTTGTCTCTGGAGAATATGATTCCGCTTTTTCTGCTGTAGCTCTCCAGGACTATTTATGGATGGATGGGAAACCTTTAAACTATGACATGAAGAATATTATCCGAACACAGGATTTGAAACCTATTTACATGGAAACAGGAGCATTTTTTATCTTTAAAAAGGAAGTGTTCACAAAGCTTGGACAGAGAATAGGACAAAAACCATATATATGTGAAATTGACCAGTTCGAGGCGGTAGATATTGATACAGCGGAGGACTTTGATTTTGCAGAAACTGTAGCGAAATATCTTGAAAAGAAAGAGAGATAA
- a CDS encoding UPF0236 family transposase-like protein, which yields MRCKTAQNTQRKTTIKTIYGEVTYSRRVCQTGLEDGRRAHIYLLDQVMQMEKSGQISTNLAEKITPTVTEASYRVSADVISDTCGQTISHGGVWNLIQQLGERISEEEDYAVKQMEAEQKEEKKKVGILFEKMDDIWLRMQDSYHKRVPKQEMKVFTMHEGWDANSIKEGLWKSILLKKE from the coding sequence TTGCGGTGTAAAACCGCCCAGAATACTCAACGGAAAACCACGATCAAAACCATATATGGGGAAGTAACCTATTCCCGAAGGGTCTGTCAGACAGGCTTGGAGGATGGAAGGCGTGCGCATATTTATCTTTTGGATCAGGTGATGCAGATGGAAAAGAGCGGGCAGATTTCCACAAACCTTGCTGAAAAGATTACCCCGACCGTAACGGAAGCCTCTTATCGTGTTAGTGCAGATGTGATAAGTGATACCTGTGGGCAGACAATCAGCCATGGTGGTGTATGGAACCTGATCCAGCAGCTGGGAGAGAGGATCAGCGAAGAGGAGGACTATGCGGTAAAGCAGATGGAAGCAGAGCAGAAGGAAGAAAAAAAGAAGGTGGGGATTCTTTTTGAGAAGATGGATGATATATGGCTGCGGATGCAGGATTCATACCATAAGAGGGTTCCTAAGCAGGAAATGAAGGTTTTTACGATGCATGAGGGATGGGATGCGAACAGCATCAAGGAGGGCCTTTGGAAGAGCATTCTGCTAAAAAAGGAATAA
- a CDS encoding isoprenyl transferase, with translation METDISKLVIPRHVALILDGNGRWAKKRGLPRTAGHKQGCVTVEKTVEDAARLGIDYLTVYGFSTENWKRSVEEVGALMQLFRYYLKRLLKIARVNNVRVKMIGDRTRFDQDIIEGIDRLERETADNTGMTFVIAVNYGGRDEIRRAVKQMMRDAKSGILDPDAVTEDTVASYLDTAGIPDPDLLIRTSGEIRLSNYLLWQLAYSEIYITDCLWPDFNREELVKAIAQYNTRERRFGGAK, from the coding sequence ATGGAAACTGATATTTCAAAACTGGTAATACCGAGACATGTTGCCCTGATCCTGGATGGAAACGGCCGATGGGCCAAAAAGAGAGGGCTTCCGCGGACTGCCGGACATAAACAGGGATGTGTGACAGTGGAGAAAACGGTTGAGGATGCAGCCAGACTAGGCATTGACTATCTGACTGTATACGGTTTTTCCACGGAAAACTGGAAGCGCTCTGTAGAAGAGGTGGGCGCCCTGATGCAGCTGTTCCGCTACTACCTGAAGCGGCTTCTGAAGATTGCCAGGGTCAACAATGTCCGGGTAAAGATGATCGGAGACAGAACAAGGTTTGATCAGGATATTATCGAAGGCATAGACAGGCTGGAAAGAGAGACAGCGGACAATACGGGCATGACCTTTGTGATTGCCGTAAATTATGGCGGCCGCGATGAGATCAGAAGAGCAGTGAAGCAGATGATGAGGGATGCTAAGAGCGGTATTCTTGATCCGGATGCGGTGACAGAGGATACGGTTGCTTCCTATTTAGATACAGCAGGAATTCCCGATCCGGATCTGTTAATCCGAACCAGCGGGGAGATCCGGCTTTCCAACTATCTGCTCTGGCAGCTGGCATACAGCGAGATTTACATTACTGACTGCCTGTGGCCGGATTTTAACCGGGAGGAATTAGTAAAAGCTATTGCCCAGTATAATACGAGAGAGAGGCGGTTTGGCGGCGCCAAATAG
- a CDS encoding phosphatidate cytidylyltransferase has translation MFTTRLVSGIVLVILAVLIVGTGGALLFAVTAALSLIGMFELYRVVEIEKKAPGIAGYAAGIFYYALLWFHRENYVVLMAIAALMILMAIYVITFPHYRTEQVTVAFFGIFYLAVMLSYLYQVRAMTDGKYLVWLIVLSSWGCDTCAYCVGMLFGKHKLTPLLSPKKTVEGAVGGVLGAALLGLIFGAVFGSRMAEIVNPPAACAIACAISAVISQIGDLAASAIKRNHNVKDYGHLIPGHGGVLDRFDSMIFTAPAIFFALTFLG, from the coding sequence ATGTTTACAACCAGACTTGTGAGCGGAATTGTGCTGGTGATTCTGGCAGTCCTGATCGTGGGAACTGGCGGCGCGCTTCTGTTTGCTGTGACGGCGGCGCTCTCCCTGATTGGTATGTTTGAGCTTTACCGTGTGGTGGAGATCGAGAAAAAGGCGCCGGGTATTGCGGGCTATGCAGCCGGAATTTTTTACTATGCCCTTCTTTGGTTTCACCGGGAAAACTATGTGGTGCTGATGGCGATTGCAGCTCTGATGATTTTAATGGCCATCTATGTGATTACGTTTCCCCACTACAGAACGGAGCAGGTGACAGTGGCATTTTTCGGTATTTTCTATCTGGCTGTAATGCTGTCCTACCTGTATCAGGTGCGGGCAATGACAGACGGAAAGTATCTGGTATGGCTGATCGTGCTGAGTTCCTGGGGCTGCGATACCTGCGCCTACTGTGTGGGCATGCTGTTTGGAAAACACAAGCTGACGCCTCTTTTAAGCCCGAAAAAGACGGTGGAGGGAGCTGTCGGCGGCGTCCTGGGAGCTGCCCTGCTGGGACTGATTTTCGGAGCGGTGTTTGGCTCCAGGATGGCGGAGATTGTCAATCCGCCTGCAGCCTGCGCCATCGCCTGCGCCATCTCGGCTGTGATCTCACAGATCGGAGATCTGGCTGCCTCTGCCATCAAGAGGAACCACAATGTAAAGGACTACGGCCATCTGATTCCGGGACACGGAGGCGTGCTCGACCGGTTTGACAGTATGATCTTTACCGCCCCGGCCATTTTCTTCGCCCTGACCTTTCTGGGCTGA
- a CDS encoding ATP-binding protein yields MTTQSTIDKLIEMRLTSMSDAFRIQMDDPKMKEISFEDRFGMLVDIEYSNRKSNSLKRLIRNAGFDQPDAYIGNINYTSGRKLNRSLIERLATCEYITEHRNLFITGATGSGKTYLACAFGMEACKQRYKTKYVRLPDLLLELEMARNDGTYKKVQGKYANPVLLIIDEWLLLKPTESEQHDILELLHRRRRKSSTIFCSQYDPSGWYDQLGGDDSPLSEAILDRIKHDAYKINIVPTDPANYRSMREVYGLDPALSE; encoded by the coding sequence ATGACTACACAAAGCACGATAGATAAACTCATTGAAATGCGCCTGACATCTATGTCTGATGCATTCCGCATCCAGATGGATGATCCCAAGATGAAGGAGATATCTTTTGAGGATCGTTTTGGAATGCTGGTGGATATCGAATACAGCAACCGCAAGAGCAACAGCCTGAAACGCCTGATCCGCAATGCCGGATTTGACCAGCCAGACGCATACATTGGCAATATCAACTATACTTCCGGGCGCAAGCTGAACCGTTCTTTGATTGAGCGGCTCGCAACCTGTGAATATATCACAGAACACAGGAATCTCTTTATTACCGGAGCTACTGGGAGTGGAAAGACCTACCTGGCATGCGCATTCGGGATGGAAGCCTGCAAACAGCGTTACAAGACGAAATATGTCCGCCTGCCGGATCTGCTTCTGGAACTGGAGATGGCACGCAATGACGGTACATACAAAAAGGTCCAAGGGAAATACGCTAACCCTGTTCTGCTGATCATTGATGAATGGCTTCTGCTGAAGCCCACAGAATCCGAACAGCATGACATTCTGGAGCTTCTTCACAGGAGACGCAGGAAGTCATCTACCATCTTCTGTTCCCAGTACGACCCCAGTGGCTGGTATGACCAGCTTGGTGGTGATGACAGTCCTCTGTCGGAAGCGATATTGGACCGCATCAAGCATGATGCATACAAGATCAATATCGTCCCAACGGATCCGGCGAATTACAGATCCATGCGGGAGGTATATGGATTAGATCCGGCCTTAAGCGAGTGA
- the istA gene encoding IS21 family transposase — MTKYREIIRFASLSLSQTNIALSCGVSKKTVNKVLKAAREKGISWPLDPNQTDSVIEQLLFPKKNSPESQSNRRMPDYAHIRKELLRNGVNKKLLWTEYLEECRLSGDEPLMYSQFCYYIQKDEQKRRATMHINRKPAEQVEVDWAGDPAHIIDPDTGEILDAHIFVGVMTYSQYPYVEAFMDEKQPSWIAAHVHMYEYFGGVARILVPDNCRTAVDHNKGWKDQRINAVYQEMAEHYGTAIIPARVRAPKDKPNAEGSVGNIPTWITAALRNEQFFSLSELNRAIRQKLEEFSHRPFQKKEGSRYEIFRNEELPLLAPLPATPYELAEWKQATVQFNYHISFAGMLYSVPYEYIKRKVDVRVTDKTIEIFYNHNRIASHRRLYGRKGQYSTVTEHMPASHQQYLEWNGDRFRKWAERIGSSTYQVIDAILTSKRVEQQSYRSCMGLLKLADKYSVDRLEAACRKALSFTAAPSYKSIKNILDTGSDQMEMPDKGAASSHTEPAKSSHALTRGADYYRR, encoded by the coding sequence ATGACCAAATACCGCGAGATTATCAGATTTGCCAGTCTGAGTCTCAGTCAGACGAACATCGCGCTTAGCTGCGGTGTATCCAAGAAAACGGTCAATAAGGTTTTAAAAGCTGCCAGAGAAAAAGGCATCTCATGGCCGCTTGATCCAAACCAGACCGATTCAGTAATTGAGCAGCTGCTGTTCCCGAAGAAGAACAGCCCTGAGTCTCAATCAAACAGGCGGATGCCGGATTATGCGCATATCCGCAAGGAGCTTCTCCGTAATGGAGTAAATAAGAAACTCCTCTGGACAGAATACCTTGAGGAATGCCGCCTTTCCGGGGATGAGCCGCTTATGTACTCACAGTTCTGCTATTACATCCAGAAGGATGAACAGAAGCGCCGCGCCACCATGCATATCAACCGCAAACCTGCGGAACAGGTTGAGGTTGACTGGGCCGGAGATCCGGCACATATCATCGATCCGGATACCGGCGAAATCCTGGATGCCCACATTTTCGTAGGAGTGATGACTTACAGCCAGTATCCATACGTAGAAGCGTTCATGGATGAAAAGCAGCCTTCGTGGATTGCTGCGCATGTCCACATGTATGAATATTTTGGCGGTGTTGCCAGGATCCTCGTGCCGGATAACTGCCGTACTGCTGTGGATCACAACAAGGGTTGGAAAGATCAGCGGATCAATGCCGTCTATCAGGAGATGGCAGAGCACTATGGCACTGCGATTATTCCAGCCCGCGTCCGGGCTCCAAAGGACAAACCCAATGCCGAGGGCAGTGTAGGGAATATTCCCACCTGGATCACCGCAGCCCTGCGCAATGAGCAGTTCTTCTCCCTCAGTGAGTTAAACCGAGCAATCCGACAGAAACTGGAAGAGTTCAGCCATCGCCCTTTTCAAAAGAAAGAGGGCAGCCGGTATGAGATCTTCCGCAACGAAGAACTGCCACTCCTGGCACCTTTACCTGCCACCCCATATGAACTGGCGGAATGGAAACAAGCCACCGTTCAGTTCAATTATCACATATCCTTTGCCGGAATGCTATACTCAGTTCCTTATGAATATATAAAACGCAAAGTTGATGTGAGGGTTACAGATAAGACAATTGAGATTTTTTACAATCACAACCGGATTGCATCCCACCGCCGGCTTTATGGACGTAAGGGACAATACAGCACCGTCACAGAGCATATGCCGGCATCTCACCAGCAGTATCTGGAATGGAACGGCGACCGTTTCCGCAAATGGGCGGAGCGGATCGGCTCCAGTACTTATCAGGTAATTGATGCAATCCTTACCTCCAAACGCGTAGAACAACAGTCCTACCGCAGCTGTATGGGGCTTTTAAAACTGGCCGACAAATATTCCGTTGACCGTTTGGAAGCCGCCTGCCGGAAAGCACTCTCCTTTACGGCTGCTCCCAGTTATAAGAGTATCAAGAACATCCTTGATACCGGAAGCGACCAGATGGAGATGCCGGACAAAGGAGCAGCAAGCAGCCATACTGAACCAGCAAAGAGCAGCCATGCGCTTACAAGGGGCGCTGATTACTACAGGAGGTAA
- the frr gene encoding ribosome recycling factor has protein sequence MQEKMKIFEEKMDKSYDALLNEFSSIRAGRANPHVLDKLRVDYYGAPTPLQQVANISVPEPRMIQIQPWEKSLVKAIEKAILTSDLGINPTNDGSVIRLIFPELTEERRKELAKDVKKKGEGAKVAVRNIRRDANDTFKKMEKANEISEDDLSDAEEKIQKMTDKMIDKIDKAVETKTKEIMTV, from the coding sequence ATGCAGGAGAAAATGAAGATATTTGAGGAAAAGATGGACAAGTCCTATGACGCGCTGCTGAATGAATTCAGCTCTATCCGCGCCGGACGTGCAAACCCCCACGTTTTGGATAAGCTGAGAGTCGACTACTACGGAGCCCCGACACCTCTTCAGCAGGTGGCTAATATCTCTGTTCCGGAGCCGAGGATGATTCAGATTCAGCCATGGGAGAAAAGCCTGGTGAAGGCCATTGAGAAGGCGATTCTCACCTCTGACCTGGGTATCAACCCCACCAACGACGGCTCTGTGATCCGCCTGATTTTCCCGGAGCTTACCGAGGAGCGCAGAAAAGAGCTGGCCAAGGATGTAAAGAAGAAGGGTGAGGGCGCAAAGGTGGCAGTCAGAAATATCCGCCGCGATGCCAACGACACCTTCAAGAAGATGGAGAAGGCCAACGAGATTTCCGAGGACGACTTATCTGATGCAGAGGAGAAGATCCAGAAGATGACAGATAAGATGATCGATAAGATTGATAAGGCTGTTGAGACTAAGACAAAAGAGATTATGACAGTTTAA
- the pyrH gene encoding UMP kinase, protein MEMKRVLLKLSGEALAGEKKTGFDEDTVKEVARQVKLAVDAGTEVGVVIGGGNFWRGRQSNAIDRTKADQIGMLATVMNCIYVSEIFRSTGMETEILTPFACGSMTKLFSKDRANKYFRQGKVVFFAGGTGHPYFSTDTGVALRAIEMEADCILLAKAIDGVYDSDPKINPNAKKYDTITIQEVIDKQLAVVDLTASIMCMENHVPMAVFSLNEKDGIANAMQGKINGTVVTA, encoded by the coding sequence ATGGAAATGAAACGCGTATTACTCAAGTTAAGCGGTGAAGCCCTGGCAGGTGAGAAAAAGACAGGCTTTGACGAGGACACGGTCAAGGAAGTGGCCAGGCAGGTAAAACTGGCTGTGGATGCCGGTACAGAGGTGGGCGTTGTCATCGGAGGAGGAAACTTCTGGAGAGGACGCCAGAGCAATGCCATCGACCGCACCAAGGCAGATCAGATCGGTATGCTTGCCACTGTGATGAACTGTATTTACGTTTCCGAAATTTTCAGAAGCACGGGTATGGAAACGGAGATTCTCACGCCTTTCGCCTGTGGCTCTATGACAAAGCTCTTCTCCAAGGACAGAGCGAATAAATATTTCAGGCAGGGCAAGGTAGTGTTCTTTGCAGGCGGAACAGGCCATCCGTATTTCTCCACTGACACAGGAGTGGCTCTGAGAGCCATCGAGATGGAGGCGGACTGCATTCTTCTTGCGAAGGCCATCGACGGCGTATATGACAGCGATCCGAAGATCAACCCGAATGCGAAAAAGTATGATACAATCACCATCCAGGAGGTGATTGACAAGCAGCTGGCTGTAGTGGATCTGACGGCTTCCATCATGTGCATGGAGAACCATGTTCCCATGGCAGTGTTCAGCTTAAATGAAAAGGACGGCATTGCAAATGCGATGCAGGGGAAAATAAACGGTACAGTAGTTACCGCATAA
- a CDS encoding aldolase catalytic domain-containing protein: MKNIHVLDCTLRDGGRIINCAFPDTEIKDISVRLARAKIDIVEVGFLRDWRKVKYEGNSTFFTNVDQIRPFIDKRQKGTMFVAFIDYGMFDFESLTPYDGTSIDGIRFGFTKKDYTEHCDDILKCIERIKNLGYKLFIQGVNSLNYSDKELLELVELVNRAKPYSFGIVDTYGAMYADDVERIYRLIDHNMDPDICINFHSHNNYQLSFSFAQEVIKLSRGIRNVIIDSTLSGMGKVAGNLNTELLVDYLVRKKNYDYEFDEILDLIDDYIVPYSLNYRWGYSIPAMMAGIYQSHPNNIIYLTEKFRLETKDISSLLSMLSPDLRQRYDYDLIEKLYMEYISDKVDDTDTVKQLQEIIEGREVFIMAPGNTLNTCRRKIENYLKKHHPIVISVNFVSEYKDSICFFGNQKRYNKTLEQHKGHKVIISSNVKCKEENTVIVNYHSLINRGYKYFENSTIMLLYLLKRLNPRKITIAGFDGFRTDADKNYTDITFQNERHISEFGQLNEEITEMFEKFVETMSGKCEVNLITPSIYNKTA, encoded by the coding sequence ATGAAAAATATACACGTTTTAGACTGCACTTTAAGGGATGGAGGGCGCATTATAAATTGTGCTTTTCCAGATACTGAGATTAAGGATATTTCAGTTAGATTGGCAAGAGCCAAAATAGACATTGTGGAAGTTGGTTTTCTGAGAGATTGGCGGAAAGTAAAATATGAAGGAAATAGTACGTTTTTTACTAATGTTGATCAAATTCGTCCATTTATTGATAAAAGACAGAAGGGTACAATGTTTGTAGCATTTATTGATTATGGTATGTTTGATTTTGAATCGCTGACACCATACGATGGAACTTCCATAGATGGAATTCGTTTTGGATTCACTAAAAAGGATTATACAGAGCACTGTGATGATATTTTGAAATGTATTGAACGGATCAAAAATTTAGGCTATAAACTGTTTATTCAGGGGGTTAATTCTCTGAATTACAGCGATAAAGAACTCTTGGAGCTAGTTGAACTGGTTAATAGAGCAAAACCATATAGCTTTGGTATAGTAGATACGTATGGAGCGATGTATGCAGATGATGTAGAAAGAATTTACAGGCTGATCGATCATAATATGGATCCAGATATATGTATTAATTTCCATTCACATAATAATTATCAACTTTCATTCAGCTTTGCACAGGAAGTAATAAAACTGAGTAGGGGAATCAGAAATGTCATTATAGACAGTACACTAAGCGGAATGGGAAAAGTTGCTGGGAATCTTAACACAGAGTTGCTTGTTGATTATCTGGTTAGAAAAAAGAATTATGATTATGAGTTTGATGAGATTCTGGATTTAATTGATGATTACATTGTTCCGTACAGTTTAAATTACCGGTGGGGCTATTCTATACCCGCAATGATGGCCGGGATTTATCAGTCTCATCCTAATAATATCATCTATCTAACAGAGAAGTTCAGGTTGGAAACAAAAGACATAAGCAGTCTTTTGTCAATGCTCAGCCCAGACCTGCGGCAAAGATATGATTATGATTTGATTGAAAAATTGTATATGGAGTATATATCAGATAAAGTGGACGATACAGATACGGTAAAGCAATTGCAGGAGATAATAGAGGGAAGAGAAGTTTTTATAATGGCTCCAGGAAATACTTTAAATACCTGTAGAAGAAAAATAGAGAATTATTTAAAAAAGCATCATCCAATCGTTATCAGTGTCAATTTTGTTTCGGAATATAAAGATTCTATCTGCTTTTTTGGAAACCAAAAACGGTATAATAAAACGCTTGAGCAGCATAAGGGGCATAAAGTTATAATATCTTCTAATGTAAAATGCAAAGAAGAGAATACAGTGATTGTAAATTACCACTCTTTAATTAATAGAGGATATAAATATTTTGAGAATTCTACAATTATGCTTCTTTATCTTTTAAAACGGCTTAATCCAAGAAAAATAACTATTGCAGGATTCGATGGTTTTAGAACTGATGCTGACAAAAACTATACAGATATTACCTTTCAAAATGAACGCCATATTTCTGAGTTTGGGCAGCTGAACGAAGAAATTACAGAAATGTTTGAGAAATTTGTAGAAACAATGAGCGGAAAATGTGAAGTTAATTTGATTACACCGAGTATTTACAATAAAACGGCATAA
- a CDS encoding 1-deoxy-D-xylulose-5-phosphate reductoisomerase, with the protein MKKIAVLGSTGSIGTQTLEVVRTNKDIEITALAAGRNVELLEQQIREFRPKLAAVWEEEAAGRLRESVRDLDVKIVSGMDGLIEVCTEPSAEIVVTAIVGMLGIRPTIAAMEAGKDIALANKETLVTAGHLIMPLAEKMGVRILPVDSEHSAVFQCLNGEGGSRIHKILLTASGGPFRGRTREQMRQIQVEDALKHPNWTMGRKITIDSSTMVNKGLEVMEAKWLFGVTMDQVQVVVQPQSIIHSMVEFEDGAVIAQLGTPDMKLPIQYALYYPERRFLPGERLDFTKFGQITFEAPDYENFRGLALAREAGVRGGSLPTVFNAANELAVARFLDRKISYLAITDMIEAAMRQHKVIDNPSVDEILAAEQETYDYLNSCNF; encoded by the coding sequence ATGAAAAAAATTGCAGTTCTGGGTTCCACCGGCTCTATTGGAACACAGACATTAGAAGTGGTGCGCACGAATAAGGATATAGAGATAACTGCCCTGGCGGCAGGGAGAAATGTGGAGCTTCTGGAACAGCAGATCAGGGAGTTCCGGCCCAAACTGGCCGCCGTATGGGAGGAGGAGGCAGCGGGAAGGCTGCGTGAGTCTGTGAGGGACCTGGATGTGAAGATTGTGTCCGGGATGGACGGTCTGATCGAGGTATGCACAGAACCGTCGGCTGAGATTGTGGTGACAGCCATTGTGGGAATGCTCGGAATCCGGCCCACTATCGCTGCCATGGAGGCAGGGAAGGACATTGCCCTGGCCAACAAGGAAACACTTGTGACGGCCGGACATCTGATTATGCCTCTTGCGGAAAAAATGGGAGTCAGGATCCTGCCGGTGGACAGTGAGCACAGCGCTGTGTTCCAGTGCCTGAACGGAGAGGGAGGCAGCCGGATTCACAAGATTCTTCTGACTGCATCCGGCGGTCCTTTCAGAGGCAGAACCAGGGAGCAGATGAGACAGATTCAGGTGGAGGACGCGCTGAAGCATCCCAACTGGACCATGGGCAGAAAGATTACTATTGACAGCTCCACCATGGTAAATAAGGGACTTGAGGTGATGGAGGCGAAATGGCTGTTTGGCGTGACAATGGATCAGGTACAGGTGGTCGTTCAGCCCCAGAGCATCATCCACTCGATGGTAGAATTTGAGGACGGCGCAGTAATTGCCCAGCTTGGAACTCCGGACATGAAGCTGCCCATTCAGTATGCGCTCTACTATCCTGAGCGAAGATTCCTGCCTGGCGAAAGGTTAGATTTCACAAAATTTGGGCAGATTACCTTTGAGGCTCCCGACTATGAAAACTTCAGAGGGCTTGCCCTGGCAAGAGAGGCCGGCGTGAGGGGCGGTTCCCTTCCCACTGTGTTTAATGCTGCCAATGAGCTGGCAGTTGCCAGGTTTTTAGACAGAAAAATCAGTTATCTTGCCATCACTGACATGATAGAGGCTGCCATGAGACAGCATAAGGTGATTGACAACCCCTCCGTGGATGAAATCCTTGCGGCGGAGCAGGAAACTTACGATTATCTGAACAGCTGTAACTTTTAG